One Punica granatum isolate Tunisia-2019 chromosome 3, ASM765513v2, whole genome shotgun sequence genomic window carries:
- the LOC116199006 gene encoding uncharacterized protein LOC116199006 has product MKTCLDFLGMSLGSSSSTIIALSAWLLLFLLLCGDVLPVANGDLGRKNRTLWAEQEVQKLKIIRAHLKRITKPAIRTIQSSHGEIIDCVLFHHQPAFDHPLLKGNGPMDPPERPKRHDQLGVVLENFQPWRGSGRSCPEGTVPIRRTMEQDVLRAGSFRRFGKKMKKYFRRDTSNDGHEHAIGYVTGAQYYGAKANINVWAPQVANPDEFSLSQIWVISGSFGDDLNTIEAGWQVSPELYGDNYPRFFTYWTNDAYQTSGCYNLLCSGFVQTDSRIALGAAISPTSSYNGGQFDISLLIWKDPKHGNWWLEFGPGILVGYWPSVLFTHLRDQASMVQFGGEVVNSNPSGQHTMTQMGSGHFPGEGFGKASYFRNLQVVDWDNNMVPVSDLRVLADKPNCYNIQGGASDVWGSYFYYGGPGRNELCP; this is encoded by the exons ATGAAAACTTGTCTAGACTTCCTAGGCATGAGTCTGGGTTCTAGCAGCAGCACAATCATAGCCTTATCTGCATGGCTtctcctctttcttcttctctgcGGCGACGTTCTTCCAGTTGCCAATGGCGACTTGGGTCGGAAAAACCGAACTTTATGGGCAGAGCAAGAGGTCCAGAAGCTGAAGATCATCAGGGCTCATCTCAAGAGGATCACCAAGCCAGCAATCAGGACAATTCAA AGTTCCCATGGTGAAATTATAGATTGCGTATTATTCCATCATCAGCCGGCCTTTGATCATCCTCTACTGAAGGGGAATGGACCGATG GATCCACCTGAAAGGCCGAAGAGACATGACCAGCTGGGCGTGGTCCTAGAGAACTTCCAACCATGGAGAGGGTCGGGGAGATCATGCCCAGAAGGAACCGTCCCGATTCGAAGAACAATGGAACAAGATGTTTTGAGGGCCGGTTCATTCCGAAGGTTTggaaagaagatgaagaagtaCTTTCGAAGAGACACCTCCAACGATGGTCATGAG CACGCAATTGGGTATGTGACTGGGGCGCAGTACTACGGAGCAAAAGCAAACATAAATGTGTGGGCGCCCCAGGTTGCAAATCCAGATGAGTTCAGCCTCTCCCAAATTTGGGTCATTTCCGGTTCGTTTGGTGATGATCTCAATACCATCGAGGCCGGTTGGCAG gTGAGTCCAGAGTTGTACGGAGACAACTATCCCAGGTTCTTCACTTACTGGACT AACGATGCGTACCAAACAAGTGGCTGCTACAACTTGCTGTGTTCGGGCTTCGTTCAAACCGACAGCAGGATCGCATTGGGTGCTGCCATCTCTCCCACGTCTTCATACAACGGTGGACAATTCGACATCAGCTTATTGATTTGGAAG GATCCGAAGCACGGCAACTGGTGGCTAGAGTTCGGCCCAGGAATCTTGGTTGGGTACTGGCCATCGGTTCTGTTCACTCACCTAAGGGATCAAGCAAGCATGGTGCAATTTGGAGGGGAGGTTGTGAACTCCAACCCGTCGGGCCAGCACACGATGACCCAGATGGGCAGCGGCCATTTCCCTGGAGAGGGCTTCGGGAAGGCCTCTTATTTTCGGAACTTGCAAGTCGTCGACTGGGACAACAACATGGTCCCAGTCTCCGATCTACGGGTTTTGGCCGATAAGCCGAATTGTTACAACATTCAAGGAGGAGCTAGCGATGTGTGGGGGAGTTACTTTTACTATGGAGGGCCCGGAAGAAATGAGTTGTGTCCTTGA